The Daucus carota subsp. sativus chromosome 2, DH1 v3.0, whole genome shotgun sequence genome includes a window with the following:
- the LOC108205808 gene encoding serine/threonine-protein kinase SAPK3: MEEKYETLKELGSGNFGVARLVRDKKTKELFAVKYIERGKKIDENVQREIINHRSLTHPNIVRFKEVMLTPSQLAIVMEYAAGGELFARICSAGRFSEDEARFFFQQLISGVSFCHSMEICHRDLKLENTLLDGSPTPRLKICDFGYSKSALLHSQPKSTVGTPAYIAPEVLSRKEYDGKIADVWSCGVTLYVMLVGAYPFEDPEDPRNFRKTIGRIMSVQYTIPDYVRVSADCRHLLSQIFVANPSKRITIPEIKKHPWFLKNMQRELVEGEKTNYGEADRNKQLQSVEEIMQIIQEAKIPGEDGTKAEGQLGIGNSLDADEDLDLESEIDYSGDYSSQV; this comes from the exons ATGGAGGAAAAATATGAGACATTAAAAGAACTTGGTTCTGGGAATTTCGGAGTTGCAAGATTGGTCAGAGACAAAAAGACAAAGGAGCTTTTTGCTGTTAAGTATATTGAAAGAGGAAAAAAG ATTGATGAGAATGTTCAGAGGGAAATTATCAATCACAGATCATTGACACATCCAAACATTGTGAGGTTCAAGGAA GTCATGTTGACTCCATCACAATTAGCTATAGTGATGGAATATGCAGCTGGAGGTGAGCTCTTTGCTAGGATATGCAGTGCTGGTAGATTTAGTGAAGATGAG GCACGTTTTTTCTTTCAGCAGCTTATATCTGGAGTCAGCTTCTGCCACTCCATG GAAATTTGTCACAGAgacttaaaacttgaaaacactCTCTTAGATGGAAGTCCAACTCCACGCCTTAAGATATGCGATTTTGGTTATTCAAAG TCAGCTTTGTTGCACTCTCAACCCAAATCAACTGTGGGAACTCCAGCTTATATTGCTCCTGAGGTTCTTTCACGGAAGGAATATGATGGAAAG ATTGCTGATGTGTGGTCCTGTGGTGTGACACTGTACGTGATGCTAGTGGGAGCCTACCCTTTTGAGGATCCTGAAGATCCTAGAAATTTCCGCAAAACCATTGGG AGAATAATGAGTGTGCAGTACACCATACCCGATTATGTGCGAGTATCTGctgattgcagacatcttctcTCCCAGATCTTTGTTGCAAACCCCTCTAAG AGAATCACCATTCCTGAGATCAAGAAGCACCCTTGGTTTCTAAAAAACATGCAGAGAGAACTGGTGGAAGGAGAGAAAACAAACTATGGAGAAGCTGATCGTAATAAACAACTTCAAAGTGTTGAAGAAATAATGCAGATCATACAAGAGGCCAAGATCCCAGGGGAAGATGGGACCAAGGCAGAAGGGCAACTTGGTATTGGTAATTCACTTGATGCTGATGAAGATCTTGATTTGGAATCGGAAATTGATTACAGTGGTGATTATTCATCTCAAGTTTAA